The following nucleotide sequence is from Acinonyx jubatus isolate Ajub_Pintada_27869175 chromosome E3, VMU_Ajub_asm_v1.0, whole genome shotgun sequence.
CATTTGTTCCTTTGCGCTACTTATTTCGGGTCACTTTAACATGTGGGTCTCCGTCTGTAACCCTTTAGGGAGGCCTTCTTCCCTAAAGACTCAAGGAGCCTGCAAGGCAACTAGCCATTCACACCCAGttatttaaattaattccttGCTTCTACCTCTTAGAGCCTTCTCAGCTTGTTTCACCACATCCACGAGAGCtcaatagttgttgaatgaatattcCAAGTTCCAGAAACAGCTTGACAAGCTGCTAAAGAGCTTCATGTTAAATTGCCTATTCATCTAGTTGCACATTACAAAACAGGTGGGTGGGTAATCCTGGAGCAGGTGGGCAGTCTGGTCCACACTGCCTTTTTTCTAGTTCTACTTCAACTCCACTGTTCATTCTTCCTAAGTTGTAAATTTGCCTCTGTCCAAAGCtcccacaaaataatttttgtcaaTGAGATTttttggggaggggagatggcCTCTTTTCTCAATTTCCACTTAAGAATTCACATTATACCCCTTCTTCCAGACTAGAGTTGTGTGTGTGGATGTCACTAGCATTCAACACTCACTGAAAACTCTGTCCTCTTCCTTGAGACTCTATTTGGGCAGAGGAAGCACAGGTTCTACTGGGAAGCACCATCCCTTCCCCACCAACTAGAAAGTGCCAGAAACCAGCGTGGGGGCCACTGCCCTGAACATCAATTTATTGTGCTGTTCTTACATTCCAGACCCAACCCCCTCTCCCAATGGGGGTCAGCAGAGGGAACGATTTTCACAGTACCTGCATGCTTCCCTGCCAAACTTCCCCCTCTTAACCCTCAGTCCATCTATCTGTGGTCCACTGAAACGCAGCTAGGGACAAGGGCTGAGGAGAAATGGGAATCTCCTTtggagaacagaaggaagaggCTAGAGAACTTGAtaccccccacctcccatacCCGAGGAGAACAGGTCAGCAAACAGTCCATGCCATCCAGCCCAGTAagctggggggtggtggggaagggtggagaggaagATGTCAGTAACTCCAGCACGGATGGGCTTGCtgcagaggtggagggaggaggctggggcagcAACATAGGAGAAGCTTTCTTTGTAGATCCGAGAAAGGAAACGATTTTTGGAGCCAAAAAGGAAAGACCTTGGGGTACTTTCCTTTTCCCCCAGGTCCTTAAGAGCAGTGGGTAGCTTCTTCACACTTTCTGTTCAGGGGGCCACTTAGTGGCTGGGGGAACGGGCCTTGTGGAACAGGTACACAGAACGCTGGAAGCCTGAGGAGAGAGTATGCAATTAGTAGGGGTTGGCAGGACTTCAAGACTCCACAGGGTCTGTAGCTTTCTTTCAGGGCCAGCCTCGACATCCCTCCCCATTCTCACCAATCAGCCAACCTTACCTCTGGAGGTGTTGTGGGGTGTAGCCACAAGCTCATAGCTGGAGAAGCCCACCTCTGGGGAGGTCAGGTAGGAAGTGAACTGCTCTGGCCTCAGCTGGATTCGATAGTAGTTCTTATAGATTGTTTCCTAGGGAAAAGGGCAGGGGACCACTTCAGTTTGCTGGCTTTTCCCTGGCGTGGAATGATGCCCACCCAGGGGGCCTATTCACCTCGTTCAGAAAgtacttctctttctgcttccttgAGGTCTTTCTTGTCTCAACTAAAGGAAGGATATCCCAATTTCCACCAAAATCCCAACTCACCGAAAGAGTCTTTCTCTTGCCATAAGATGACCAAGGTTGGGGTTCTAAGACCAGGATGCCCCCAGGACGTAGATGCCGGTAGATCCTGCGAAACATGCGCTTTAGCCCCTCATCTCCCCAATTCAGGTGCACCCACTTGGTGAGGCTGAGGCAGAGCACGACATCATACTCGGGTGTTTGGGCCTCCACCAGCTCATCTCGATCCAGGACATAGTTACCCTGAGGGCAAGAATTGGGAGCAAGGTCAACAGAGGCAATAAAAGAACCACTGCCCCCACACAACCCACCCTGTAGCCTCTAAGACAGAAAGTCCTACAGCCTCACCTTAGCCCTTGGCCACAATCTTCTCTGACACTTGTGAGACTAACTCCCAAATGGTGCCCTCTttgagtctcattttctttttttctttttgtaaagtttatttattttgagagagaaagggagagagagaacgagcagggaggggcagagagagagagagggagagagagaatcacaagcaggttctgcactgccagcacagagcccaacacggggcttgaactcacaaactgtgagatcatgacctgagccaaattccaGAGTCAgactttaactgactgagccacccaggcaccgcccccctccccaagttttttttttttttctttaactttaggtaggcttcacatccaacatggggcttgaactcacaacctggagaccAAGAGTCCCATGCTGTATCGACTGAGCCAGCTTGGGGGCCCCAAGtctcattttcttgctttccACCCTCCTGCCCTTTTCTGTTGGTGGTAAGCCAAACATAAAAAAGGAGCCTGAATAATTTTAAACTGAGCAAATTACCCACAAGGTCTCCAAAACTGGTGTGAAACTTCACAGAAAAAACACAGGTTCTCTGGAGACTCCATCCAGTACTTATTCCCACCAAACATTGATCTGGGAGACCACTCAAGTCAGCTGAGTGACTCAACATTGCAAAAGGACCTAACTCAGGTTTGAAAGGGAACCTGTAGTTCCTTCCCTGTAGTTGAAGCTGGCAGAGTTCCAGgcctgtttcctttctctgagaGAAGTGAAGAGCCCCATCCCTTAGGAAACCTTTTCTAGATGATAAGCTCATCAACACCCTCTGCAAAGTCCATTCTTGCAGGCTTAACCCAACACATTGCCAACTGTTCCTGCAGACGGCCTAACTGGAATGTTTTATGGAGAGCTATGTGCAGTCAGCAGACAGACATTGAAGACACAATACCCCCCTCCTCCTGCAGAGGACTTTGACTCTTCCCCATTCCACCATCTAGGGTCAACATGAGATGATCTAAGGCCAAGACACTTCGGGTCCTGATCACCAACACTCTTCAACCAAATCTGGATCTAAGTCCCTCTCAAAATATTAGTCAGCCactaccctcctcctcctcccaccccaagaCATTCCATGTCTGACACCTATCCCTTCATGCACCTTCATTCTGTGGGTTGGAGAGCAAACTTTCAGTCTGGATTACAGGCCAGACCGGGAGCAGGGCAAAAGGAGTCAGACCCCATCTTGGGGCCAGCAGTCATGACAAAGGAGCCCAGGTAGAGCCCCCAGCTTTCCAGACTATAGGAAAGTGCCACTCAGCAGAGGCAGTCATAGATTCAGACCCCTCTCTTGATCTGGTTCTCCCAGCAAGGAGTGCATGCAGAAATCCCTCTGGGTCATAactttcctctgttttgttcctATTTAATCTCATCTTCACACCTGGCCCCTATCCCAAGAGCCTTCAGACCCCCTTACCGTGACGAAGACAACATTGTTGGGGAAGACTGATGTGTCTGCTCCATCCAAGGGCACTTGGGGTGCAGCAATGGGACCCCGGCTAGCTGTCAGTGAGGCTGGGAAGCAGCTTCTCTTTCGGACGGTTGTggtcccttcctcactctctgacCCTGGGTCCCCCTCAGAAGTCTGGGGTGGCAGACGCAGCTCCTCTGACAGGTAGTGTCGGATGTTTTGGCGGGCAGAGTGGATGAGCCGGGAATCGATATCCAGGCCCACCATGAGGGATGGGCCCCACTTACAGGCAATGCTCAGGGTCAGGTGGCCCACATTGCAGCCCAGATCTAGGACGTCCCGACCCCGAAACCACTCAGGCTTCAACACTCGCAGGCGCCCATCCTCACAGGAAGGATTGCGGTAACCATAGTACTTGCAATAATTCCCATACTGGAACTTGCACTGTTGCTTTTTGAAGATTGCTGCAGGTAGTGGgtagaggtggtggtggtggcggcctcccccactcccccggCCCTTTTCCTTGGGAACCTGGCCTCCACCCCTGGCCCCTGCCTCTGACTTGCTGGAAGTCCTGCGACGTTTGCGATGTCGTGAGGAGGAAGACGGGGGTGCAGAGGTAAGTGAGGCAGCTTGAGGGGCTGAAAGGGAGCCTGAGGGACCCTGTAGGGCAGATGGAAGGGGAGACACGACCTCATCCCTGCAGTTGATGGCTGTGTTGAGTTCATAGGGCTGGGGGGCATCCCGGTTCTGGCCCCTATGCCGCTGCTGCTGCGTGGCGCCCTCCCCAtggagtgagggagtgagggggGCTGTGGGAAGTACAGAGTGGCTATCATTCCCTCCAGatgcctgctgctgctggtggtgctGTCCCCGGTGTCTATGCCGCTTCCGACCAGTCTTGAGTGGCGATGCAAGTACTACCTGGGCCTCATCAGTGCAAGTATTGAGACTGAGCGGGTCAGTAATATCTTTGGGGATGAGGATCTCCACTGGATCTCGCCCCTTGGCCGGAAGTGGAGATGACTTAGGGGTCTCTGCATTGAGTGCGCGGCTCACTTCCTCATCCAGGAGACTATTCAGGTTCAGTGGATCAAAGATATTGCCTCCCAGGAGAAAGTTGGAGGGTAACACAGAATCACAGTCCGAATTAACCCGCCTGCGCCTCTTGAAGGCTGGATGTTTGAAGCCTCCACCACCCCCTCCTACATTACAACTATTTCTCCTtttgcccccacctcccccaggggGCCGGTGGGGCTGATAGCCATTACGGGgccgaggaggggcagggggacccAGTTCTGTTCCGCCCCCTCCCCGTCGCTCCTCCCCGACGTCAGGGGGAGCGGCTCGCCCGTGGGGATCGGACAAGCGGGCCTCCCCGTGCGACTGCGCCTGGGGGCTGTCCCCTCGATGCTGCTGCGACTGGCCTCCCCGAGTGGATGTAGCCCCAGGACTCTCCTTGCCAGCCCCAGAAGCCGGGGCCCCCGCCGAATGAGCGCGCGGGCCCGGCCCACGCTGCGTCCCGCCGCAGAGCTCCCCGGAGGCGGCCTCTCGGTGCGGTTGCACCGTGGGGCCGCCCCCTCCGCCCGACTCATCTttgagcggcggcggcggcggggccggcACCAGAAACGGCTCCTTCTCCGCCGCCATCTCGATCATTTCCTCCCCTTATTCCGTCCCAGGCGAGGGCAACGAAGAGGGGACTAGGGGGCTTAACCCCCTCCCTAGAGCCcgctctcttcccccctcccttccccgaGTGCGCGCGCAGCTCTGCTCTTCTCGCCTGGTCTCGCGCCTCCCCCGAAGCGCGCCCCACTCGCCCGCGAGACCAAAACAAGATGCCCGCGAGAACCGAACAACTCGAGGAGTCAACCGCGCGTGCGCCGAGCTCTTTCTCCTCTACCACTATCGCTTCGCCGCGAGCGCGCACTGCTAGAGCGCGTTCCTCTTGCCCCTGAACCACGCATGCGCACTCCGCCACCACCCTGGTTGCGCGCGCATCAGAGTACGAACCAACTTAACGGCTCTGGGAGTTTAAATATAGCCCACCTCAGCCCTCCCCAAAGCCCACCACCCCAAATTGACACCCTACTTCCCTTCGCAGCTATGTCCGTCCCTACTGATATCCTTTGTCTCTGCCGCGCGATCCCACCCACCGTAGGCGGGGGACGGGGAGCTGGTGTGAAAAGGTCTCCTTGACACCCGACCCTTGTTCCTGAGGAATGAGTCTCAGCGGTCTCCGCCCGGCTCTAAACCCAGCAACCTCCCTACCccgcctccttcctccccctggcGGGCAGCGCCTGCGCACACCCTTTGGACTTGCGCGGGTAGAAACAGCACGTGCTGGAGATGACACCCCGCCCTCCACCCTAGAGGCGGGAACTGTTACGTCGCTTCCTCAGATTTGGTTCACGCAAGCGCTTCAGCACGATCAGAAGGGGCGTGGCCAAAAGAGCGGGGCGGACCTCATGAATTATTCATATttggtccccccccacccctccacccccgcctACCTACTTAGAAAGGCTTCCGAGGGAACGGAGGGGTAAACCTAAAagtagaggaagagaaggagaggagcgTACAGACGGCTTTCCTACAAACTGTCCTCAGCGAAATACAATAAGTCATTGTAACTCACCCCCCTGAGAAATATTCTCtgctgaactgaaaaaaaaaaaaaaaaaaggcactaaaaCAGCCGATGTTGTCCAACTTCCTCTTCCCCCGAAACGGCCGAGTCGTTCTCTCGCTCCTCCGCCTTTCCCCAATCGCGATCACCTGAGGACACCACGCCCTCCTTTTCGCCTCCACACTTACAGCCCTGGCACCAacaccccctcccaccacccaacGCCTGTGTGCGATCCCCCCAGCCCTCGGACTGCGACCCGACGCCCACCACGGCCACCAATAGCAGCACACCCCCTACTACCACCGCCACCTCGCACGCAGGCCTTCCCAAGCACACGGTGTCTTCGTGCAGCCTTATATAAAAACGAGTGTGGGCGGGGAAGAGGGTTGGTCTGCTTTGGGCCCCCTGCCTCGGCCAATGGGGAAGAAGCTATTCGGCGCCCTTTCCACAGGTTGCGCGTTCTCCCTGCCGCCAGGGCTTAGGGAGCGGGTCCTGGTGGCAGAGAAAGCGGGAGAGGCGAGAGTGGGTTTGCGGATAGTCTCAACTAAAATATCAATATAGGGCGTGGAGGAAACTAAAAGTTAGATTAGGAATCAAGAAacgaaaggaggaaggaaaaggcagTATGGGACAGACGGAAAAGTTAGTAAACGGAAGATGTGCTTCACGAACGATCAGGCGCTGCTCCTGTCGCCTAAGAAAGTGAGGCCATCGAGGATTATGGGATTTGTAGTTTTACGTGTCATTTGGTTGGAAGATGGCGGAAATGACAGCTGCGCAAACGCAGAAGCAGCTTCAGCTGCGCTTGCGCTTCAGTCCCCGGACCACTCCCCTGGGGTGGGAACGGTGCTTGTGCGTGGCCTCGCGCCTTACCTTGTTGGCGGGAAAACTGAGCCGAGGTTGGGGGGCTTGCAGAACTGCTGCAGTGGCTCACTCTGCTCCTCGTCTTTAGGCCCTCCTTGCTCCAGAAGGTAGCTGGCTCTTCTCTGGTTGTAGATGAAAGGGCTGGGCTCTGCTAGTCCTCTGTCTCCTGAGGAGAAGTTTTGAGGGCGACAACGAACTCTTACCCCTCCTTAgaatctccacccccccccccccccccgcccgcaaACCTACCCTCAACAAACCAAAGTAATCCAATATCCTGGAGGGCAAGGACGGAGTGAGCGGGAATGAGGATCCTGGTGCTTcctccaggggtgggggtgcgggcgCAGGCGGGAAGCTGAGGGAAATAATCTCCTGGGGCGGGGTGTTCTTGAGGTGGAAGAGAAGCTAGAAAGGTACTGTTTTACCCATTGAGGGGAATCAAGGACTTTTGACTCTGGTAACTCCGATATTAATTGCTGCCCTTAAGAGAGAATTggtgagagaaaagagggaaaatggggATCACCAAGAGTTCTAACCGCAGGTTTGAAAGGCGGAGTTAGAGTTTCAGACCTTGGCACCCATGTGAGGGGAGATGGAGCGGGGATTTAGGGGTTCCTGGGAATGAGAAAACAACACACAAAGGCGGATGTGAGGTGGGTAAGGGGCACCTGTGGAAGTGTTGCCGTCGGCAGACAGCAAGGTTTAGAATATCAGCACTCAGGAAAGAAAGCCTGTGTTTTGGTGCTTAGTGGCCATATCTTTGTGCTTCCTTGCCCTTTGAACTAATAAGCTTTAGTTcaccatgaatttattttttaaagagcttatttattttgagagagggcatgcGTGGGcgcacgtgtgggggaggggcagagagggagagagaatcccaagcaggcttgaggtgaggatggggaggtggggtggagggtgtttgaatctcatgagctgtgaggtcatgacctaagccgaaatctaGGGAggggggcttaactgactgagcgacccaggcacccccccctcccATTAATTTATTGATAGGATTCTGTACAAGGTTTAGTTCAGGTAGTTACCACAGTAAATATCTTGTTATGTTAGGTATGGGTAGTGAAAGTAGCTGGAATCCTGTTTTTACACTCTTGTGAAATCATGCTtgctgaggaagaaaaaaaaggaaaggcggGGGAAGGAAATAAACTCTATGGTTCTTAATGGTGGCATGAGTTGCCTGACCAGCTCAGTTGGTAAGAAGAGTATGAGACCCTTAATGGTGGCATGAAAGTAAGCAGGAGTCCACGTGCCATTGGACATTAATGCCAAAAGGAAAtcagactcaaaaaaaaatttttatgtttatttttgagagagacagagcatgagtgggggaagggcagagagagacagagatacagaatctgaagcaggctccaggttccaagctgtcagcaacaagcctgaggcagggctcaaaacccatgaacttcaagatcatgaacTAGAGTTGgaagcctaactgactaagccacccaggcgcccaaacataaaggagattttaaatatacttttctaGGTTCATGGAGTCTGTGTGGACTGTGTGTCTGAGGACAATTCTAACAGGTttgcttttattctcttcaaCCAAGGAGTCCAGGAACAATATAAAGAGGGAATAACTGGGTAGTTAAGAGAGAGAAATTTGTGAACACATtctaagtggggggagggggattaaTGGTTTTGGAAAAATATTGACAAGACTGAATTGTTGTTTAGCTAGATCAGTTCTCAAGCTTATTGGTCTCAGAACCCTCTTGTGTTCTTAAAAGTTACAAAGGACTCCAAAGATTGGTTAATAATTGGTTAATAAttggttttatttatgttgatattaacatattataataaacggggaaaattttaaattattttaaagtcataaGTTATAATTAATAGTAAATGGTAATGATATGTTGACCTAAATAACTTTatggaaaacatatttttcctaaatgaaagaaaatttagtgCAAAGAATGGTggtgttttacagttttgcaaGTCTCTTTCATGTCTGgctaatagaagacagctggattttcATCTGTTTCTGATTTCAGTCTGTTATGATATCTTGTTTTGGTTGAAATGTATGAGAAAATCCAGCCTAATACAGATAAGCAGTTGGAACAGGGAGGGGGCCCCCAGGGGTCTTTGGATCACACTTTGAAAACTGCTGAAGGAGATGATTTCAACTTAAAATCACTGATGGCTTTCAAGTGTTCTAAGCGAAAGAAAACTTACTCTTTTTTGGAACACCTCATTCGCCTTACCTTGGTTCCCTTTATTCATTATTTCtaagttctttttctgttcttattcATCCTCCTTTCTTATGTTGAGTGGTGGATCTGACTTATGgaactttcttttactttcatacttaaaactttattgaattttctccctctctgtttcgtttgaagtaaaaacaaaaacaaaacccctcaaaTGTTCTAGAGCCCCCAGTTATTTAGTATCTAGTCAGAATGAAGGTTGGTGGTATTTTGTGTGCTTATTAACtgtctggttttaaaaatatctctctctctttgtgcttTGTTTTAATATTCCTTATGTGGAAGGAGAAAATTCATCTGGAACAGAGGACCAGAGACTTGAGTTGTCATAAAGTGAGTGActcctggcttttctttctctattaacCAGGttagagattttctttaaaagtaatgTTCTTCATCACATCCTCCACTCTAGATTAAGGGGAACTATTATGTATCACTGCTTAtagatttactttattttgttaaggATCCATGATTTTATCCAGTTGGTTGGAGCTCCAGTAACACACTTTGGCCTAGAGAGGTCAGTATAGGTTTAGATAATGATTTGAACCTAAATACTggaaaatttttgcatttttaggtGGATCAAAAcactctaaggaatttggaattaaaaaaaaaaatcacttttgaaGTGGTAATATAGGCATGTTACAAAATGCTAGAGATATAGAAGGGGGTGTGTTAAAAAGCACCCCCAGCCACCCAGTTCTACTCCCTAGAGGTTAGTGTCTTGTGTATTCTTCCATAGATAGTTTGTGGATAAGTTTAAGCATATTAGGtagatatacatttaaaaacatcaaattttgtcatttcaaatacactaattttcattttgcttttccccTTTTAGTATAGCTCATCTTGTAATTTATATTACCTTCATAGGGACTTCTCATGATCTTTTTTAgaattctggagtctggaagaaaatgtatttgtcatttttgatcaaattaatattcattttcagCCTAACTGTATTCAGTTTTTAGCTTCTATTTAGAATTATCAGAAAGAAGACCAATTTGCTGCAGTGTTTCTCCCTCAATATCCCACTTGCCTTTTTTCCTAGAGTAAATAGACTTAGGGGGTTGGTGGTGATGAGTTAAGAtggaaacagtgaaaaaaatatgttgCCCTCAATATATAGGAAAGGTAGTTTCTGCAGAACAGCACATCTGAATTATTCACATTTATAGAAGACAAGgaacaaaaaatatcaaaagatagTTTGAAAATACATTTAGCCATGCTGTGGACACACTAAGTCAAGCCCCCAGTACCTTTTGAATTCACCTTGGGATCTAGAGAGAGGAACTCTATACCCTGAGCAACCAAATGTTCACTATAATTTGGTCATTTGAAGGTCTTAAATTTTTCACCTTTAAAGGGacatagatggatagatagatagatagatatctcatATATAAGATCCATTTTATGCtacttttgtgtctgtttctaaTGGGAGATGATAGAGTTGGAAGACTGAGTTTCAGGTCCAGGGCCTTCAAATTACTCAAAACCAACAGCCAGAAATAAGATCATTGAGAGGAATAGATGTGTTATTAGTAGAATTTAGAGGCAAAAGTCTGGGTTCATCCTGTCTCTACCATGTATTAACACTGAGGCTTTGGGAAAATCACTTAACtgctttttgcctattttt
It contains:
- the MEPCE gene encoding 7SK snRNA methylphosphate capping enzyme, whose amino-acid sequence is MIEMAAEKEPFLVPAPPPPPLKDESGGGGGPTVQPHREAASGELCGGTQRGPGPRAHSAGAPASGAGKESPGATSTRGGQSQQHRGDSPQAQSHGEARLSDPHGRAAPPDVGEERRGGGGTELGPPAPPRPRNGYQPHRPPGGGGGKRRNSCNVGGGGGGFKHPAFKRRRRVNSDCDSVLPSNFLLGGNIFDPLNLNSLLDEEVSRALNAETPKSSPLPAKGRDPVEILIPKDITDPLSLNTCTDEAQVVLASPLKTGRKRHRHRGQHHQQQQASGGNDSHSVLPTAPLTPSLHGEGATQQQRHRGQNRDAPQPYELNTAINCRDEVVSPLPSALQGPSGSLSAPQAASLTSAPPSSSSRHRKRRRTSSKSEAGARGGGQVPKEKGRGSGGGRHHHHLYPLPAAIFKKQQCKFQYGNYCKYYGYRNPSCEDGRLRVLKPEWFRGRDVLDLGCNVGHLTLSIACKWGPSLMVGLDIDSRLIHSARQNIRHYLSEELRLPPQTSEGDPGSESEEGTTTVRKRSCFPASLTASRGPIAAPQVPLDGADTSVFPNNVVFVTGNYVLDRDELVEAQTPEYDVVLCLSLTKWVHLNWGDEGLKRMFRRIYRHLRPGGILVLEPQPWSSYGKRKTLSETIYKNYYRIQLRPEQFTSYLTSPEVGFSSYELVATPHNTSRGFQRSVYLFHKARSPSH